In Mycobacterium stomatepiae, the following are encoded in one genomic region:
- a CDS encoding MMPL/RND family transporter has translation MSQHQVDAAVEGSLPARLIRTFSVPILFIWIAIAALSNTLVPQLEVVGWERSVGLNAPDAPSILAMRHIGQVFHEFDSDSAAMIVLEGDQPLGKAAHKFYDGLVKKLQADTRHVQHVQDFWGDPLTAGGSQSKDGKAALTQVYLRGNQGEALSNESVDAIRKIVADTPPPRGVRAYVTGASPLQTDNFEVGSAGTNEVTAITFLVIGIILLFVYCSLVTMLIVLVTVSIELAAARGVVAMLAHSGLIGLSTYATNILTLLAIAAGTDYAIFIVGRYQEARSNGQERIPAYYDMWRGTVHVIVGSGLTIAGAVACMAFTRLPYFQTLGVPSAIGVVVTLVAALTLGPAVLLIASRFGLMEPKGSLRARGWRRIGTAIVRWPGPILVVTCGVALIGVLALPGYQTSFDNRPYMPKSAPGVIGMEAAERHFTQARINPELLMIETDHDMRNPADMLILERAARAVLHTPGVALVQSITRPLGTPITHSSIPFQISATSASQIMNLGYQRDRADDLLRQANEIGNTIDVLKHQLALQQQSADATHEQTEAFHDTVATVNDLRDKLANFDDEFRPLRSYFYWEPHCFNIPMCWALRSVFDSLDGISELADKFANITASLDKLDALQPQLVALLPPQIAIQERNRDLTLSNYATTGGTNTQSGEALKNATAMGEAFDDVKNDDSFYLPPEAFDNADFKRGLKLFLSPDGKAARFIITHQGNPADPQAIPHIDAMKNAVFDALKATPMSDAEIYVAGIGSTNKDLQEGMTYDLLLSALAALALILLIMMFVTRSIVAAFVIVGTVAVSLGASVGLSILVWQYIFGIRLFWVVIPLAIVLLLAVGADYNLLLVSRFKEELHAGLNTAIVRSMAGTGRVVTAAGLVFSATMASFIFSDLVILGQIGTTIGLGLLFDTLIVRSFMTPSIAALLGKWFWWPVPVRQRPVREPWPAPIQKKPEEALA, from the coding sequence ATGAGTCAGCATCAGGTCGATGCCGCCGTCGAGGGCTCCTTGCCGGCGCGGCTCATCCGCACCTTCTCGGTTCCGATCCTGTTCATTTGGATCGCCATCGCTGCGCTGTCCAATACCCTGGTGCCGCAACTCGAGGTCGTCGGCTGGGAGCGCTCGGTCGGCCTGAATGCCCCGGACGCGCCGAGCATCCTCGCGATGCGCCACATCGGCCAGGTCTTCCACGAATTCGACTCCGACAGCGCGGCGATGATCGTGCTCGAGGGTGACCAGCCGCTGGGCAAGGCGGCCCACAAGTTCTACGACGGCCTGGTCAAGAAGCTGCAGGCCGATACCCGGCATGTCCAGCATGTCCAGGACTTCTGGGGCGACCCGTTGACCGCAGGCGGCTCGCAGAGCAAGGATGGCAAGGCCGCCCTGACACAGGTGTACCTGCGCGGCAACCAGGGTGAGGCCCTGTCGAACGAATCCGTCGACGCCATTCGCAAGATCGTCGCCGACACCCCGCCCCCTCGCGGCGTCAGGGCATACGTCACCGGCGCGTCACCGCTGCAGACCGACAACTTCGAGGTGGGCAGCGCGGGCACCAACGAGGTCACCGCGATCACCTTCCTGGTCATCGGGATCATCCTGCTGTTCGTCTACTGCTCGCTGGTCACCATGCTCATCGTGCTGGTGACAGTCTCCATCGAACTCGCCGCCGCCCGTGGCGTCGTTGCGATGCTCGCCCACTCCGGGCTTATCGGGCTGTCCACCTATGCAACCAACATCCTGACGCTGCTCGCCATCGCCGCCGGCACCGACTACGCCATCTTCATCGTCGGCCGCTACCAAGAAGCGCGCAGCAACGGGCAGGAACGGATACCGGCCTACTACGACATGTGGCGCGGCACAGTCCACGTCATCGTCGGATCGGGGCTGACCATCGCCGGCGCCGTCGCGTGCATGGCGTTCACCCGACTGCCCTACTTCCAGACCCTCGGAGTCCCCTCCGCCATCGGCGTCGTCGTAACCTTGGTGGCCGCACTGACGCTGGGCCCCGCAGTTTTGTTGATCGCCAGCAGGTTCGGGCTCATGGAGCCCAAGGGCTCGTTACGCGCCCGCGGCTGGCGCCGGATCGGCACCGCCATCGTGCGCTGGCCGGGGCCCATCCTGGTGGTGACCTGCGGCGTCGCCCTCATCGGCGTGCTCGCGCTGCCGGGCTACCAGACCAGCTTCGACAACCGGCCCTATATGCCGAAAAGTGCACCCGGCGTGATCGGAATGGAGGCCGCCGAAAGACACTTCACGCAGGCCCGAATTAACCCCGAACTCCTCATGATCGAAACCGACCACGACATGCGCAACCCGGCCGACATGCTGATCCTGGAGCGCGCCGCCAGAGCGGTCCTGCACACACCAGGTGTCGCGCTGGTGCAGTCGATCACCCGCCCCCTCGGCACACCGATCACCCACAGTTCCATTCCGTTCCAGATCAGTGCGACCAGCGCGAGCCAGATCATGAACCTCGGCTATCAGCGGGACCGGGCCGACGATCTGCTTAGGCAGGCCAACGAGATCGGCAACACCATCGACGTGCTCAAGCATCAGCTCGCGCTCCAACAGCAGAGCGCCGACGCCACCCACGAACAGACCGAGGCGTTCCACGACACCGTGGCGACCGTCAACGACCTACGGGACAAGCTGGCCAACTTCGACGACGAGTTCCGTCCACTGCGCAGCTACTTTTATTGGGAGCCACATTGCTTCAACATCCCTATGTGTTGGGCGCTGCGGTCGGTGTTCGACTCGCTGGACGGAATCTCCGAGCTTGCCGACAAGTTCGCCAACATCACCGCGAGCCTGGACAAACTGGACGCATTGCAACCGCAATTGGTTGCCCTCTTGCCGCCGCAGATCGCCATCCAGGAACGCAACCGCGACCTCACCTTGTCGAACTACGCGACCACCGGTGGCACGAATACGCAGAGCGGCGAGGCGTTGAAGAACGCGACCGCGATGGGTGAGGCCTTCGATGACGTCAAGAACGACGACTCGTTCTACTTGCCGCCGGAGGCCTTCGACAACGCCGACTTCAAGCGGGGGCTCAAGCTGTTTCTGTCCCCCGACGGCAAAGCCGCCCGGTTCATCATCACCCACCAGGGCAACCCGGCTGACCCCCAAGCCATCCCACACATCGACGCCATGAAGAACGCGGTCTTCGATGCCTTGAAAGCGACACCGATGTCCGACGCCGAGATCTACGTCGCCGGAATCGGGTCCACCAACAAGGACCTTCAGGAGGGGATGACCTACGACCTGCTCCTCTCCGCGTTGGCCGCACTGGCCCTCATCCTGCTGATCATGATGTTCGTGACCCGCAGCATCGTCGCCGCCTTCGTCATCGTTGGCACCGTCGCGGTATCGCTGGGCGCCTCGGTGGGTCTGTCGATCCTGGTGTGGCAGTACATCTTCGGGATCCGCCTGTTCTGGGTGGTCATACCGCTGGCCATCGTCCTGCTACTGGCCGTGGGTGCGGACTACAACCTGCTGCTGGTCTCGCGGTTCAAAGAAGAGCTGCACGCCGGCCTGAACACCGCCATCGTCCGGTCAATGGCGGGCACGGGCCGGGTGGTCACCGCCGCCGGCCTCGTGTTCTCGGCGACCATGGCGTCGTTCATCTTCAGCGACCTCGTGATCCTGGGGCAGATCGGCACGACCATCGGTCTGGGTCTGTTGTTCGACACTCTGATCGTGCGGTCGTTCATGACCCCGTCCATCGCCGCACTACTGGGCAAGTGGTTCTGGTGGCCGGTGCCGGTGCGCCAACGCCCGGTCCGGGAACCCTGGCCGGCACCGATCCAGAAGAAGCCCGAGGAGGCCCTGGCATGA
- a CDS encoding MmpS family transport accessory protein yields MSVVLAVVVALTAVAVYRLHGIFGSDNEVSRPGSEALENTGYNPKTVLFEVSGSPGSVATINYLDIHAQPQRVDNVPLPWSQTLITDDPTLYADLRAQGDGNVISCRITVNGIVKDERSTDNVNGYIACLDKTA; encoded by the coding sequence ATGTCGGTAGTTCTCGCCGTCGTCGTCGCGCTGACGGCGGTCGCCGTCTACCGGTTGCACGGCATCTTCGGCTCGGACAACGAGGTGTCACGGCCTGGCTCTGAGGCCCTGGAGAACACCGGCTACAACCCCAAGACAGTGCTGTTTGAGGTGTCGGGCTCACCCGGGTCCGTGGCGACCATCAACTATCTGGACATTCACGCCCAGCCGCAGCGGGTCGACAACGTCCCGCTGCCCTGGTCACAGACACTGATCACCGACGACCCGACGCTGTACGCCGATCTGCGGGCGCAGGGTGACGGCAACGTCATCAGCTGCCGCATCACGGTCAACGGGATCGTCAAAGACGAAAGGTCTACGGACAACGTGAACGGCTACATCGCTTGCTTGGACAAGACGGCATGA
- a CDS encoding TetR/AcrR family transcriptional regulator, protein MSTSSQILSHAQARTRAAIIEATVSVLAANQTASLPVIAEAAGVGRTTLHRYFPDRDHLIREATADSIAKVRELGLGAATDQGTPIDALHRLVASFLSASDRIVFLFKDPAVLQNIHPEERPDDDLVMDLVRRGQTEGVFASDLSAVWIEHALLALVLQGCEDVRTGELQAHTAVTTILRTFLRGVSA, encoded by the coding sequence ATGAGCACCTCATCCCAGATCCTGTCCCACGCTCAGGCGCGCACGCGAGCGGCAATCATCGAAGCGACCGTCTCGGTACTTGCGGCCAATCAAACAGCGTCGCTGCCGGTGATCGCCGAGGCCGCCGGTGTGGGCCGCACGACGCTGCACCGGTATTTCCCCGACCGCGACCACCTCATTAGAGAAGCCACAGCCGATTCGATCGCAAAGGTTCGCGAGCTTGGCCTGGGAGCCGCTACCGACCAAGGCACACCGATCGATGCATTGCATCGCCTGGTCGCGTCGTTCCTGTCCGCGAGTGACCGGATCGTGTTCCTCTTCAAGGACCCGGCGGTGTTGCAAAACATCCACCCGGAGGAGCGACCAGATGACGATCTTGTGATGGACCTCGTTCGGCGAGGTCAGACCGAGGGCGTCTTCGCCTCAGACCTGAGTGCAGTGTGGATTGAGCACGCGCTCCTGGCGCTCGTGTTGCAAGGGTGCGAAGACGTGCGCACCGGTGAGCTCCAAGCTCATACCGCGGTGACAACGATTCTGCGAACATTCCTCCGAGGGGTGTCAGCATAA
- a CDS encoding AMP-binding enzyme produces MPASPGFSSETPAIWTDLAALSTHADVEMVSVVGVPDDYWGEAICAIVVARSGASPSVDELIAHVRAQISPFKRPRHVLFVDELPLTSNGKAHTTDPGAI; encoded by the coding sequence TTGCCAGCGAGCCCCGGATTCTCCTCGGAGACGCCCGCTATCTGGACGGACTTGGCAGCGTTGTCGACGCACGCGGACGTCGAGATGGTGTCCGTTGTCGGCGTTCCCGACGACTACTGGGGCGAAGCGATCTGCGCGATCGTCGTTGCGCGCAGCGGGGCCAGCCCGTCGGTAGACGAACTGATCGCGCACGTGCGCGCCCAGATCTCGCCCTTCAAACGGCCCCGCCACGTCTTGTTCGTCGACGAACTGCCGCTGACGTCGAACGGCAAGGCCCACACGACGGATCCAGGCGCGATCTGA